AGATTTACTATTTTTAGAAAAAACTTGAATCTGAGACGAAGGACATCCGCACGGCAAATTATGTTTTTCCTTTTCTTTAAGATGTTCTTCAACCGCTTTTTCGTCAAATTCAAACGCTTCTCTTTCAATTATTTTTAAAGCACCTGTAGGACAATTTCCAATACATGCTCCAAGCCCATCGCAAAAATTTTCCGACACTATTTTTGCTTTACCATCAACTATTGCGAGAGCTCCTTCTGCGCAAGATAAAATACATTGTCCACAGCCATCACAAAGTTCTTCATCAATTTTTATTATTTTACGTAAAACTTTCATTTTTTTTCTCCTTTAATAAAAATATCTTCGGCTAGTTTCTTTCCTGTTTCTGTTAAAAACGATTTCTCAATTATTTTTTTTATTGTATTTATATTTAAAGCTTTTTCCTTTTGTTTATCTTCAATATTAACTATCCTATCGGCATCATATACTACTTTAAAATTAATACTTTCTTCTTTTCGAGGATGATGATGATGTCCGACAATATCACAAACTTCTTCAATCAGTTCTTGATTCGCTGAAAGATTTAAAAGAATTTGTTTTGCGATTGGTGGACCCTCTTTTTCTTGATATTTTGGAGCAGTGCTTTCATATTTTCTTTCAGCTTCGTGGATACCTATATCGTGAAGATAAGAAGCTATTATTATTACAGCCATATCTCCACCTTCGATTTGAGCTATTTTTTCAGCATAGCGAGCTACTTTCGAAGCATGACCTATGCGCTTAAAATCGCTTTGAAAATATTTTTTCATATCTAAAGCTACTCTGTCTTTAAGAAGATTGTCTTTTTTTTCCAATACTTCATTCGGTAATGAACCTATACATTGTTCAGCATATTTACAATAAGATGCGCAGCCAAAATCCATGTTAGGATTAGCAAATCGATGTTCGCATTTTGGGCATTTTCTTGCCGTATCATCTTTAAAAAATTCAACAAAACTTCCGCATTTTGGACATTTTACTTCAAATATCGAGTCGTTTTTCCAATATCTACTGTCTTGACCTGGGCATTTCATATTATTGCCTCCTTAAAAGTCTAAATTGTATTTTTTGTTATTTCTATATTTATATGATAATATAGCTAATAGCCTTGACTTAAATCAAAACCAAAATAAAATTTTCATTTTTCAGTATTGAAAATTTCAAAATTAATTGCTAATAAAACAAGATTTTAAAAATTATAACAAAATTTAAAGCAGATTGGTCATATAATATTATGGAAAAAATAATTGAAGAATTACAAAGCTCAATTCAATTTGTTCAAAATTTTCTTGAACAAACAACAGGACAAAAAGCAAGCCAAGCTGAAATCGCAAATGTTTTAAAAAAATATTTCGTCCTTAATGAAATCAAAGATACCATAGTTATGGAAAGATCTTCAAAATCTCAATAATTTTTCAAATAAGGAAAAAAATGTAAATGAGTAAGGATTATTTAATATGGAATAAAGGTCATGATATAAAATTAGGAAGATTCGGAAAAGTTTTAATAAAATCAGGTATTATAAATGAAGAGCAGCTAAATAATGTTCTTGCAATTCAAAAACAAGAAGAAGCATCTACAGGTAAAAAAAGTTCCATTGGAGAAATAGTCGCAAAAATCTACAATATCTCAAGTGACATAATAGAAAATCTTTTTGTGCGTGATTATATCATCGATGCCATATTAGAATCTTTTAAAAAATACATGGTAAAAGATGGCTTGCTTTCTTTAAGACTTCAAAAGAATGGAAAAAATTTTCATGACATTGTTGAAAATGTTGAAATTGAAATTCCTTCATGGAAAGTCGATAAATCTTATTCCTTTTCCCAAAAAGAGCAGGGTTCTGTATCTTTAGATAGTGTAATGATAAAAGACATAAAAGGAGAAGCTTCATTTAAATTAAAACTCTATGATAATAATGTCATCAAGAAAAAATCAAGCTTTTCATATAATGCTTTAAATCAAATGCTCGATATTGACCTCGCAACATTGATAGGAATAATGCGTTTCGAATTGATAAAAAATCTTTCATCTGAATCTGATGAAACAATAGATTTTGAAGGCATTGATATAGATTTTTCAGATATAATTACTGAATTCAATACATTAAACGAATAAAATAAACGGTCTTAATCAAATCATGTCAAAGAAAAAAAAAGATAAAAAAAAAATAAAGGAAGATCAAAAAAAATTAGAGGAATTATCCCTTGATAAAATAATTGAGCAATCTGAAAATTTTACCAAATCAGGCAAAATAAGGGAAAGCATCGATATATTAAAAACAGGAGTAAAAAAATATGGTCTTTTAGAACAGCTAAAACATCTACTATTTCAGGCATATAAAGCACGGGAAATACAACTGAGAGAAAAGGGAATGCATAAAGAAGCTGATGTTGTTAAGTCCGAAGCTAAAATTTATATGCCATCGATTGATAAATTCTCTGAAAAAGATATTTTCTCCGTTATTATAGCTGCCTCTAATAAAGAAGCTTTCGAAATATATGGAAAATACTTAAAACAAGGTCATAGAAGTATTCCCTCTGAAAAAAATCTTGCTAATCGTCTTATTGAGCATCAAGATTGGACACTGCTAAGCTTTTTAGATGAATCAACCCAATTAAAACGAGATGCTTTAATTGTGGAAAAAGCTATAACCTTCATGGATAATGCTGAATGGGAAAAAGCTCTTGACATAATAGCTCCAATAGGAAGAAATTCCTCTTTTTCATCTTTAAAGATGTTCTGTAAAGCTATAGTTTCGTTTCATAAAGAAGATGATTCCGATACGTTAAAAGCTTTATCCATGATTGCCGAAGATTTTCCGTTAATGGATATTGTAACAGTTCTAAAATCAAAGCTATCAAAGAGTGAAGTTATTGATAAGCCCAATACTATGGATATACTTAATTGCTTTTGGGATAAAACAATTAATATCGGTTATTATGTAGATGTTTTCGCAAAAACCATCGAAAAAAATGACAATAAACAGATGGAGAATTTAATAATTCCCCTTGCAAAAATACTATATCCTAAAGATGCAACAAGAGCTATATTTGATCTTTTATCGATTTATTGTTTTAATTTATTGCATAGAGGCGCAAATCCAAATATTTGCGATAAAATAGCGTTCAGCATATTAAAGCAGGAAGATTTAGCTAATTATTTTATGAAAAAAATTACTCTTTTCGATTTTGACCGATTAATATTGAATTCGTTAGTAGATGTCGTGTCTTCATTGAAATATGAGTTTCCAAATGAACAAGACCGAAATATCGCAATATCATTACTGATATTTAAATTTGTCAGTATAGCTCGAAATAATAATTTTGTTGTCCATAGTAATAGAGAATGGGATGAAAAAAGGAAAATATTAAATATTACAAGCAAAGATCGTGATGAAATTTTACTGAAATTAGTTTATCAAGGAATAAAATTTGATAAGGAAAATAAAGAAGGATATAAACTGTTACTCTCCCTTCCAAGAAAAACAAGAAAAGATAGAGATTTAGTATATAACTGCCTTACAGAAATGGCCGGCCAATTTCCTGATGACCCGTTTCCTTTCCTTGAAATGTCATCAATACATTATGAAAATAATGCATTTAGAAAAGCAGAAAAAGCTCTTGAAGACGCTATGAAAAGAGCTCCCTATGATAACAGAGTAATTGAACAACATGCTATTTCGTTGCTATATACAGCCGAAAAAAATATTTCTAAAAACCTATATCATTTAGTAAAAAATGATATAGAACGAGCTGAAAATCTTGATAATATTAAATCAAGGCCATTTATAGCTGCCAAAAAAATTCTTTTTGGTCTTTTGATCGCTCCGATATCAACTCCTAATGAAATAAACGTTCATATTAAAGAAAAATTCGCTAATACGTCACTTATTGAAAGATTATTTACAATAGGGTTAATGTTAACAGACCTAAAGAAAAAAGAAATAGATATAAAAATTTCTGTTATTCAAGTAGAATTGTTAAAGATATTGAAACTCGAGAATATATCTTCTATTTCATCATCTGAAATTATCAAACTTTTAAAACCATTAGATAAAAAATATTCTTTAATATTTCCTAATAATAATTTTTCGATTGATTTATTCGAACCCCTTCAAGATAAAATTCTACAAATAGTTAAAGATTCAGATATTATAAATCTTTTTGATTATATTTTTCATCCACCTT
This region of Desulfobacterales bacterium genomic DNA includes:
- a CDS encoding HD domain-containing protein, whose amino-acid sequence is MKCPGQDSRYWKNDSIFEVKCPKCGSFVEFFKDDTARKCPKCEHRFANPNMDFGCASYCKYAEQCIGSLPNEVLEKKDNLLKDRVALDMKKYFQSDFKRIGHASKVARYAEKIAQIEGGDMAVIIIASYLHDIGIHEAERKYESTAPKYQEKEGPPIAKQILLNLSANQELIEEVCDIVGHHHHPRKEESINFKVVYDADRIVNIEDKQKEKALNINTIKKIIEKSFLTETGKKLAEDIFIKGEKK